In one window of Fictibacillus phosphorivorans DNA:
- a CDS encoding DUF445 domain-containing protein, with protein MKDNKSKYYAKISLGIMGGGFLATFPFQDSIAGQVLQGGFEAGLVGGLADWFAVTALFRHPLGLPIPHTALLPKNRNRMLKAIINMLENDWLTKESIQNKIKDMNISAKAVEELEQRLDSSSFHKGVQSLVIHLLNEIDPEKLSPVLEKELKGYLQSVEIEPVLDKMVNEVLKRELDEKALDYVLVETEKWLRKEDTKNKIGTLAKQLLDNTKADGFMKMAIQSFSQMINAEKLGNMLQPFFLKRIVLLQEANNPYRKAVLDKIHSEIKNVKERRELIAELGEWKNTIVEEWNPTDQLSSILVKTKEKFIKLAEDEDWINRHIITILKNQIQALKEDSSRMMKIEGWIQNQLSLMVEKYHAKIGQLVKENLEKLDNETLINIIENNVGKDLQWIRVNGAICGFLIGIVLTSFKMVV; from the coding sequence ATGAAAGATAACAAATCCAAATATTACGCGAAAATTTCATTAGGAATCATGGGTGGAGGTTTTTTGGCTACCTTTCCTTTTCAAGATTCTATAGCGGGACAAGTTCTACAAGGAGGATTTGAAGCAGGCTTAGTTGGCGGTTTGGCAGATTGGTTTGCAGTTACTGCACTATTTCGTCATCCTCTAGGACTTCCAATACCTCATACTGCGCTGCTTCCGAAAAATCGCAATCGCATGCTCAAGGCTATCATTAATATGCTAGAGAACGATTGGTTAACGAAAGAGAGTATTCAAAATAAAATTAAAGATATGAATATATCTGCAAAAGCAGTAGAAGAGTTAGAACAAAGGTTAGATTCATCTTCCTTTCATAAAGGGGTACAGTCTTTAGTCATTCATCTCCTAAACGAAATAGATCCAGAAAAACTTTCACCAGTTTTAGAGAAAGAATTAAAAGGTTATCTACAAAGTGTAGAAATTGAGCCTGTCCTAGACAAAATGGTGAACGAAGTGCTTAAAAGAGAGTTGGATGAAAAAGCATTGGATTATGTGTTGGTTGAAACTGAAAAATGGTTGAGGAAAGAAGATACCAAAAACAAGATAGGAACACTAGCCAAACAATTGCTTGATAACACGAAGGCAGATGGCTTTATGAAGATGGCCATTCAATCTTTTAGTCAAATGATTAATGCCGAGAAGTTAGGGAACATGTTGCAACCTTTCTTCCTTAAAAGAATTGTTCTTCTTCAAGAGGCAAATAATCCGTATCGAAAAGCGGTTCTTGATAAAATTCACAGTGAGATTAAGAATGTGAAGGAGCGAAGAGAATTAATAGCAGAACTTGGAGAGTGGAAGAACACCATTGTAGAAGAGTGGAATCCGACAGATCAGTTAAGTTCTATACTAGTTAAAACAAAAGAAAAATTTATTAAACTGGCTGAAGATGAAGATTGGATTAATCGTCATATCATCACGATTTTGAAGAATCAAATTCAAGCTCTAAAAGAAGATTCAAGCAGAATGATGAAAATCGAAGGCTGGATTCAAAACCAACTTTCGCTCATGGTGGAGAAGTATCATGCGAAGATCGGACAACTAGTTAAAGAAAACCTTGAAAAATTGGATAATGAGACTTTGATCAACATTATTGAGAACAATGTTGGAAAAGATTTGCAATGGATCAGGGTGAACGGGGCAATCTGTGGATTCTTAATTGGAATTGTTTTAACTTCTTTTAAAATGGTCGTTTAA
- a CDS encoding chloramphenicol phosphotransferase CPT family protein, producing MDQTRLPGKIIILNGTPRSGKSSIASVIQNNFEGVWMNIGVDRIMDMTPERFQPSIGLRPGGERPDLEPFIQKVYVAMYNSILAFSREGLNVIVDVGHHEGYSVKLKILQQAAHILSGMPAWLIGVRCPIETVMKRRIESWKIGYTSEGEVPTPVALWQKLVHEPGIYDLEVDTSILTSEECAEQIRERVYRGSKPKVLQNIQNLT from the coding sequence ATGGATCAAACACGTTTGCCAGGAAAGATTATTATTCTAAATGGTACACCACGATCAGGTAAATCAAGCATCGCCTCTGTCATTCAAAACAATTTTGAAGGAGTATGGATGAACATAGGCGTAGACCGAATCATGGATATGACACCAGAGAGGTTTCAACCAAGTATAGGTTTACGACCAGGGGGCGAGCGGCCAGATTTAGAGCCGTTCATACAAAAGGTGTATGTTGCCATGTACAATTCCATTTTGGCTTTCAGTCGTGAGGGTTTAAATGTCATCGTTGATGTGGGCCACCATGAAGGGTATTCGGTAAAGCTTAAAATTCTTCAACAAGCTGCTCATATTCTTAGTGGCATGCCAGCATGGTTGATTGGTGTACGGTGTCCGATCGAAACTGTCATGAAGCGGAGAATAGAGAGTTGGAAAATAGGCTACACATCAGAAGGTGAGGTTCCAACACCTGTAGCACTTTGGCAGAAACTTGTTCATGAACCGGGTATATACGATTTAGAAGTGGACACCTCAATACTTACATCAGAAGAATGTGCAGAGCAAATTCGTGAAAGAGTATACAGAGGATCAAAACCTAAAGTCCTCCAAAACATACAGAATCTCACTTGA
- a CDS encoding GntR family transcriptional regulator: MRKETVEQRVYHLIKNAILNRQIAPGNQLFESAIAQKVNASRTPIRSAIMKLESEGLVNVIPNKGAFIVQPTIEEMVQAFEMRKTLEEMAIKTGFSNLGTEEVKELKQLLNEMKSAYKERSIVPYQEKNNEFHLVIAKASGNSYLIQFMKKILSQITTYMVLYDVFNGNSNNEELDILEHEQMIQYIENGEEENIRSLILKHLDASLTKLQQDKLNYQSLTTLF, translated from the coding sequence ATGCGTAAAGAAACAGTTGAACAAAGAGTTTATCATTTAATCAAAAACGCCATTTTAAATAGACAGATTGCACCAGGTAACCAGTTGTTTGAAAGTGCCATTGCACAAAAGGTTAATGCGAGCAGAACACCAATCAGAAGTGCCATCATGAAGCTAGAATCAGAAGGACTAGTGAATGTTATTCCGAATAAAGGAGCATTCATCGTCCAGCCTACGATTGAAGAGATGGTTCAAGCCTTTGAGATGAGAAAGACGTTAGAGGAAATGGCCATTAAGACTGGTTTCTCCAATCTTGGAACGGAAGAAGTCAAAGAACTCAAACAACTCCTTAATGAAATGAAGAGTGCATATAAGGAACGCAGTATCGTACCTTACCAAGAGAAAAATAATGAATTTCATCTCGTAATCGCTAAAGCTAGTGGAAACAGCTATTTAATTCAATTTATGAAGAAAATTTTGAGTCAGATTACTACTTATATGGTTCTATATGATGTTTTTAATGGAAACTCTAACAATGAAGAGTTAGACATTCTTGAACACGAACAAATGATACAATATATTGAAAATGGAGAAGAAGAAAACATACGCTCCTTAATTCTTAAACATCTAGATGCAAGTTTAACAAAGCTTCAGCAAGATAAATTAAATTATCAGTCTTTAACAACTTTGTTTTAA
- a CDS encoding YitT family protein: MNHTGKEITLIIIGSLFFALGVNWFAIPNELGEGGVTGISMTLYYVLGWSPGLTNFVMNGLLLAIGYKVLNKRVTWYTMIAIFFTSLFIHLTEGLGKPVDIMLGTVFAGVFIGIGLGLVLRSGGTTGGSTIIARMLNQHFGWGVSTTMFVFDILVVGGSAFVIGIENTMYTGISIYISTKILDYLIDGFDTRKAVTIISNNTDEIAKKVSDEMDRGVTLINARGHYSKEAKDILYVVINKQELFLLKKMIQRVDEKAFVVVHDVRDVFGEGFTFPKT; encoded by the coding sequence ATGAACCACACAGGAAAAGAAATTACATTAATTATTATTGGATCCTTATTCTTTGCACTTGGGGTAAATTGGTTCGCCATTCCAAACGAACTTGGTGAAGGCGGCGTTACCGGGATTTCAATGACTCTTTATTATGTACTAGGTTGGTCACCGGGACTAACAAACTTTGTTATGAACGGTTTACTTCTAGCCATTGGTTATAAAGTATTAAATAAACGAGTGACTTGGTATACGATGATCGCCATCTTCTTTACTTCTCTCTTTATTCATTTAACAGAAGGTCTAGGAAAACCAGTTGATATTATGTTAGGAACTGTTTTTGCCGGAGTTTTCATCGGTATCGGATTAGGCCTTGTCTTACGATCAGGTGGTACAACTGGAGGCTCAACCATCATTGCACGAATGCTGAATCAGCATTTTGGCTGGGGTGTTAGTACGACGATGTTTGTTTTCGATATTCTTGTCGTTGGGGGTTCCGCCTTTGTTATTGGGATTGAAAACACGATGTACACGGGAATATCCATTTATATTAGCACTAAGATTTTGGATTACCTGATTGACGGGTTCGATACAAGAAAAGCTGTTACGATTATATCGAATAATACTGACGAAATCGCAAAAAAAGTAAGCGATGAGATGGACCGTGGCGTTACCCTTATTAATGCAAGAGGACATTATTCGAAGGAAGCAAAAGATATATTATACGTCGTGATCAACAAACAAGAGCTATTCTTATTAAAGAAGATGATTCAACGCGTTGATGAAAAAGCATTTGTTGTGGTTCATGATGTAAGAGATGTGTTTGGTGAAGGATTTACTTTTCCAAAGACATAA
- a CDS encoding TVP38/TMEM64 family protein: MNLKMQRSTFLYKIVNPDRYGFITHLGILLVSIYLLSQSLATFEPSYKTIFLIIGCSVIFLLIASYSLKWDTFFGKMKTVSIVYSLLMTAVFLTYGLSSLIVTLDNKGLETILNENMELAKLLYFSVCYAQPIILPVPEIVTVVAGSATLGPFTAFILGFIGAVLGILTMFYLSRTFGMKMVQRLVNEKQLDQYHRFVKKNETWILILLFIVPVLPDEIICVGAGVSGVKTRRFIMIAILAKLVTTFSLAYSLGLTELF; encoded by the coding sequence TTGAATTTAAAAATGCAACGAAGTACGTTTTTATATAAAATCGTTAATCCAGATAGGTATGGCTTTATAACACATTTAGGAATACTGTTAGTTTCCATTTATCTTCTTTCTCAATCGTTAGCTACATTTGAACCATCATATAAAACAATTTTTCTAATCATTGGGTGTAGTGTTATCTTCCTTCTAATAGCATCTTATAGTTTGAAGTGGGACACATTTTTCGGAAAAATGAAGACGGTTTCGATTGTGTATAGCCTATTAATGACAGCCGTTTTTCTCACATATGGTTTGAGTAGCTTAATTGTTACTCTTGATAACAAAGGGTTAGAGACGATCCTAAACGAGAACATGGAACTTGCCAAGCTTCTCTATTTTTCTGTGTGTTATGCTCAACCCATTATCTTGCCAGTTCCTGAAATCGTAACTGTCGTAGCAGGAAGTGCTACTCTAGGCCCTTTTACCGCTTTTATCTTAGGATTTATAGGCGCTGTGTTAGGGATTCTAACGATGTTTTATTTATCTCGAACTTTTGGAATGAAGATGGTGCAACGATTAGTAAATGAAAAACAATTAGATCAATATCATCGTTTTGTTAAGAAGAATGAAACATGGATTTTGATTTTGTTGTTCATTGTTCCTGTGTTGCCAGATGAAATCATTTGTGTTGGAGCAGGAGTGAGTGGTGTTAAAACAAGACGCTTTATAATGATTGCTATATTAGCCAAGCTAGTTACTACATTCTCGTTGGCTTATTCTTTGGGGTTGACGGAGTTATTCTGA
- a CDS encoding sensor histidine kinase, with protein MRIKRIKISLLVKLLAAVAVSFFVSTVVMIIISQIILHFFNLQFLTIEDIGATTYNVIVFLIFTFVIFSFIVTFLALIRNKILYIKRITESINEIANGKLGLTIEMEGNDELSKLAEDVNSMSKELSSKFEYERQLEIAKNELITNISHDLRSPLTSIIGYLDLLRKGNYSGENQLKDYHDTTYSKSKQLEALINELFEYTRLTSPDVKLDIKDVDMTGLLEQLIGEYVPIFEKEDLTVVKKIPEDEVLTSIDIEKMVRVFDNLFMNAIKYSTKPSIVKATFDIQSNYAEFRLSNQTERPDVQDINQLFERLLVGDKARSEREGTGLGLAISKRIVELHDGHIRAEYMDGWLTIIIKLPI; from the coding sequence ATGAGAATAAAGCGGATTAAAATATCATTACTTGTAAAACTTCTTGCAGCAGTTGCTGTTAGCTTTTTTGTATCGACTGTGGTTATGATTATTATCTCTCAAATTATTTTGCATTTCTTTAATCTTCAATTTCTTACGATTGAAGATATTGGTGCAACTACTTATAATGTTATCGTATTTCTGATTTTTACTTTTGTTATTTTTTCTTTTATTGTTACCTTCTTAGCATTGATACGGAACAAAATACTTTATATAAAGCGTATTACAGAAAGTATTAATGAAATCGCCAACGGAAAGTTGGGATTGACGATTGAAATGGAAGGAAACGATGAATTAAGCAAGCTTGCCGAAGATGTTAATAGTATGTCTAAGGAATTATCAAGTAAGTTTGAATATGAAAGACAACTTGAGATAGCGAAAAATGAATTGATTACAAATATATCCCATGATTTGCGTTCCCCTTTAACATCCATCATAGGGTATTTGGACTTGTTGCGAAAGGGGAATTATTCTGGTGAAAATCAACTAAAAGATTATCATGATACGACTTACTCAAAATCAAAGCAGCTTGAAGCTCTTATTAATGAGCTTTTTGAATATACTCGTTTAACAAGTCCAGATGTAAAATTAGACATTAAAGATGTAGACATGACAGGTTTATTAGAACAATTGATCGGGGAATACGTTCCGATCTTTGAAAAGGAAGACCTAACTGTTGTAAAGAAAATACCAGAAGATGAAGTTCTAACTTCTATAGATATTGAAAAAATGGTCCGTGTTTTTGACAATCTTTTTATGAATGCTATTAAGTACAGCACGAAACCTTCTATTGTCAAAGCTACCTTTGACATACAATCCAATTATGCTGAATTTAGGCTGTCCAATCAAACAGAAAGACCAGATGTACAAGATATTAATCAATTATTTGAACGTCTTCTAGTAGGAGACAAAGCCAGAAGCGAGCGTGAAGGAACGGGACTTGGACTTGCTATTTCAAAAAGGATTGTAGAACTTCATGACGGTCATATTCGAGCGGAGTATATGGATGGCTGGCTTACGATTATTATCAAACTTCCAATTTGA
- a CDS encoding response regulator transcription factor has product MQSRVLIVDDDSDIRNLISVYLENEGMYTVQSENAIDALAQLEKKDFDLIILDIMMPKMDGIQACMRIRQERNMPIIMLSAKSEDMDKIQGLAAGADDYLSKPFNPLELMARVKSQLRRYRKYNQDTDSSREFIEIGDLKINTETRQVWVRGKDVRLTPKEFSILELLALNKGIVMSIEKIYEAVWQEEFYKSDSTVMVHITKIREKLEEDPKRPIYIKTVWGVGYKI; this is encoded by the coding sequence ATGCAATCTAGAGTCTTAATCGTTGATGATGATAGTGATATTCGGAATTTGATTTCCGTTTATTTAGAAAATGAAGGAATGTATACGGTTCAGTCCGAAAATGCAATTGATGCGTTAGCACAATTGGAGAAGAAGGATTTTGATCTTATCATATTAGATATTATGATGCCAAAGATGGATGGGATCCAAGCGTGTATGAGAATAAGGCAGGAGAGAAATATGCCGATTATTATGCTCTCTGCCAAGTCTGAAGATATGGACAAGATTCAAGGTCTTGCTGCAGGTGCAGATGATTACTTATCCAAACCGTTTAATCCTTTGGAGTTAATGGCACGTGTGAAATCCCAGCTCAGAAGATATCGAAAATACAACCAGGATACTGATTCAAGTAGGGAGTTCATTGAGATTGGAGATCTGAAGATCAATACAGAAACCCGTCAAGTATGGGTGAGAGGGAAAGATGTCAGACTCACACCGAAAGAGTTCTCTATTTTAGAGCTGCTTGCCCTCAATAAAGGCATCGTTATGAGCATTGAGAAGATATATGAAGCGGTGTGGCAAGAAGAATTCTATAAGTCAGACAGTACTGTCATGGTTCATATAACAAAGATAAGAGAAAAACTTGAAGAAGATCCGAAGAGACCCATCTATATTAAAACGGTTTGGGGAGTCGGCTATAAAATATGA
- a CDS encoding class I SAM-dependent methyltransferase — translation MKFLSFLAQYISNPRSVGAILPSSSYLADKMVKSINFEQARYILEYGPGTGVFTEKLLQNRNPNTAIILIESNEEFYKILVQKYKEVDNLFIHNGSAEKVDWYLEKCGIPYVDYVISGLPFASLPKAVSHRILFKTSKVLRKNGKFVTFQYSNVMKAYIEQFFSKVDVSIEIRNVPPAMVLCCSLEEEKMEVTYAI, via the coding sequence GTGAAATTTTTGTCTTTTTTAGCACAGTATATAAGTAATCCCCGTTCAGTAGGGGCCATTCTTCCAAGTTCAAGTTATCTAGCTGATAAAATGGTAAAGAGTATCAATTTTGAGCAGGCAAGATACATTCTAGAATACGGACCGGGAACTGGTGTTTTCACAGAAAAGCTGCTTCAGAATCGAAATCCTAACACGGCTATTATCTTAATTGAAAGCAATGAGGAATTCTACAAAATACTTGTACAGAAATACAAAGAGGTGGATAATCTCTTCATACATAATGGATCAGCTGAAAAGGTTGACTGGTACCTTGAAAAATGTGGCATTCCCTATGTAGATTACGTGATATCAGGACTTCCCTTTGCCAGCTTACCAAAGGCTGTTTCACATAGAATCTTGTTTAAAACTTCAAAAGTATTAAGAAAGAATGGAAAGTTTGTTACGTTTCAATATTCAAACGTAATGAAAGCATATATTGAACAGTTCTTTTCAAAAGTGGACGTAAGTATCGAGATCAGAAATGTTCCACCTGCTATGGTATTATGTTGTTCATTAGAAGAAGAAAAGATGGAGGTGACTTATGCAATCTAG
- a CDS encoding DinB family protein, whose translation MVHVKHLLADQLLANANDASWYLPFNESVENLSEEEAFWKPNNDCHSIAEIVQHLLYWNKTWQIRYNESHVQAVPSIGDNDKSFVIPEHQSFSHLKEELLDVLLQWQGLLLEGKVESEVMGFPVPAKWWEIIGNAATHNAYHIGQIIMIRKLQKSWKVETVEVK comes from the coding sequence ATGGTCCATGTAAAACATCTTTTAGCCGATCAACTGTTAGCCAATGCCAACGACGCTAGCTGGTATCTGCCATTTAATGAATCAGTAGAAAATCTTTCTGAAGAAGAAGCTTTTTGGAAGCCGAACAATGACTGTCACAGTATCGCTGAAATTGTTCAGCATCTTCTTTATTGGAATAAGACGTGGCAAATCCGTTACAACGAGTCTCATGTTCAAGCAGTGCCTTCCATTGGAGATAACGACAAAAGTTTTGTGATTCCAGAACATCAAAGTTTCTCACATTTAAAAGAAGAACTGCTAGATGTTCTTTTGCAATGGCAAGGTCTTCTTTTAGAGGGAAAAGTAGAAAGTGAAGTGATGGGTTTTCCTGTACCCGCAAAATGGTGGGAGATCATTGGGAATGCAGCTACACACAATGCGTACCACATCGGACAGATTATCATGATTCGTAAGCTGCAGAAAAGTTGGAAAGTGGAAACGGTAGAAGTTAAATAG